The nucleotide sequence gggatttgggatcgggggctgtgacaaaaGTACTATGCGTGTCTGTAGTACTAGGATTAACCCTGAATAGTGCAAATTTGTCTAAGTATAAAACTAGTCCAAATTACTATGTGTGTCTATAGTACTATGATTAACTCTGAATAGTGTATCCGAGTTTGATGTGTTCGAAGTATGCAATTACTTCAGAAGTATGTACTTTTGAACTTGAGTTGTCCATAATATAGGTAAAGAAATACAAAACTTTTGTAGTTCTGAATTATCTGTGTTAGCCGATATATATATGACTTTGTGAATGTAATCTGTAATACTTTTGGGCATTTGTACATTTCAGAGAACTCAGTGTTCTCTGTGTTATTATACAAGTGCAAATTTGGAGATTTCTTGTTTTCTACTCTTTCTGTTATGTTGTTTACAGTATGTTCAACCTCGTGATGGATTTCGCACATCACGAGGTATTGGTTTAGTGATTTGATCCATATATTAGTGTTCTAGGTGACCTTACAAGTGGTATAGAGCAGGCTCTGTATAGAGAGTGCTCGTACTGCCATATGCATTCGCTTGGAGGTTTAGTTTCGAGAGAATTTagtgttttctatgtttttttgGTGATTTTCGATGAGATCTGAGTGTTTTTCATTAATTTTCATTAGTTTTCAGCAAATTGGAGATGGATTTTGATTAGGTTTTTGTCTTAGTTTGGTTTTAATCTGATTTCTTCAGGAAATTTGGGTGAATTTGGTTTAGAATTTAGATCGATGAAAATGACTTGATTCTGCTAGGTTTTTGAGTGTTCCATAGAACACATATGTGTTCCGAGGTTCTGTAAATGGTAACTGCTTATTCCGAATTTTCTCAGTTTGTTACAGTTCTAAAGTATCGCAAATCTTAGTATGAAGTCACGCTTGATTGTTACTTCGGAGGGTTTGTTATTCAGAAGAATCAGGATTCCATATTACTGATTCATTACTGTATTTTGTTCCAAATTTATGTTCAGGAGTATTATCAGAAGTTTTTGTATTATGTTTCAAAGAAATTTGATTGTTCGGAAGTTTCACTTTGATCCTTAGTATCATCAGTTGTCCGGAAGTGTACTTTAGTTCCAAAGAGATTTGTTCGGAAGTTTCAATTTAAAGAAACAACTCGGTGAAGATTGTGGGTTTCATAATCTCACCAAGAATGCAACTCAAACGCACATGCATAGTTACAATTTTTAGCAATACAACTTTAGATACTTGTATGAAACTTAGAGACCAAATTAACAAATATATTAGACGAGTATCTAAATTTTATATAACAGCTTATTATAGatatttataaaaatacaaaGATATATTCCTTCCTTATACATTAAGATTAGCGAGCTTTAtttattatgaatatattttACTACTTTCCACATTATATAAttcctttcttgcattttctaCTATAAAAAGAGTTAATATGTTATGTTGTTTAAAAATTGAGAGTTAAAAGTTTGGTTTTCCTTTTTATTCTTTTCCTGTTGATTTTTACACGTCTGTAGCTTGTAAACTCATTTTTTGAGTGACAATTTGAGTGTTTTCATTAATTACCGTAAAAGGATGGATACACTGAAGTAACAGGTAAACAGGTAACAAATGTTACCTGCATCATAACCATTTTTACACCTTTGTGCTTGCAAGTTTATTTTTTTTGAGTGACAATTTGAGTATTTCATTAATTCTTGTAGAAGGATGATTACACCAAAGTGACAGGTAAGCAGGTTACAGACCATACCGTAACCTTCTTTTGAATAGCAAAACCGATCTAACTAAAAACAAAGTTTTGGGTCTTAAAGGTCGAATAATTACAGTACACGATCTGCTCAACTCTATTTAGAAATTCAGCCTTCGTGGCTAGGagaccaaaagtatcaaaagcaaaacgAATAAACACATGTCAATTCTCTAAATAAGTTCTATCTTTGGGAACCTTGCCTGATTCCGCCTTCAACGCAGCTTGGCCCGCAACAAAGCCATTATTTTAAACCCAATAAGCGAGGACACTCCTCTAAGGTTCACACAAACATGTTTCCTTCTTgacgtgtttttttttttcgattcAACTTGTAAATTCTCAAACCAAATATATGTGACATTTTAAATTGGTATAAAcactttcttttatataaaagccggtttttaaaaattatttaaaataccGGTTAATTTTCTTACAGACCCGACGGAAGGGAGGTCCACCCTACGCCCGACTGACTTGCTAGTTTTCTAGTTGGGAGGCCGagaaacatgcttgtgtcgatctcacaggtgtatcccTCTAGTTGAGTTCCGGGAAAATGAGTTTGTGACGAGGAAAGCGATACTGAAAGCagagtcaaagaaggtggaaaaacacgcgaaagcttgtgaggataattAGCATGCCTTTGTCCTcctggcgtttgacacgttcggctccttggcgccggaGGCGGTTCGGTTCTTGGCTAGAGTTCAGCGTATGGTCCAcaacaacttttcgacccctAGGGGTGAGACGTTGTTTTTAGTAGATTggggttttctattcagaagggggtggcggcgcagtttgttgctcgtctacctgctatccttatgtaatttgccctgatggTTGGAATGAAACAATTATTTAGTTAAAAAAataatagttaattaattaaagCTCGATCATCATGTGAATTATAAACTAGACTGTGGATTCAACTCATATTTGTGTGgatatttgttgttaaaaatagttAAACAACTATTATCTTTTAAgattttagggtaaattacacttttcgtcctttatgtttgtatcagattgcaatggatgacctttaacttcaataattacaatcacagtcctttatttgtaaaactcattacaccctacgtcctttaaccctaacctaGTTAAAGTTTACAGTTAAATATGACATATGCCTTACACATGAGGGTAGCTTAGTAATTTTACCTCTTGAATATTTAAAATgtatttaaacaaataaaaaactcCAATCTCTCTTCTCTTTTTACTAAATCAAAAATCCTAATTGCACCTATAACATCCCCTAATTTAGAACAAATTTCTAAACCAGCAAGCACCAACAGCTACAGGTGAATCAAATTTACCCCTTTTCACCCTTTTTAAACCTCTTTCCAACACCCTCATCTTTCTTATCCAAGTTCACATTTTTCTGAATCTTTTCATTCAACCTATCATATCTCATCATTTTAGTATCACCCATGTTTCTTGAATCTTTCACTTTGCAACCCAAAGTTTTCAATTTCCAACGGTTTTGTCTCtaatttcttatttttttaaatcaaatgatgaaaactCTTGTATTTTGTCAAGAATTCTTCAGCTAATGGTGGGTTTCGAGTGTTTTGCTTTGGGGAAGATGATTTTGTGTCTGAATGAGTGGTGGTGTGTGCTTGTATTTGAAGTAACAGTGAATTGATTTGAATTACCTTTGGCTTTCTTGCCGATGTCGGAGACTAGTCCCGGTCTAGTGTTCATATCTACCGTTGAAGGAGGGTTTTGGATGGAGAGATttgcgcgggggggggggggggatcgaAGATGTAACCTTGGTTGGGACGCACCAATGGTGATGGTCTGCGCTTTCATGTTACCTCGTCGGAAActggtggtgggggggggggggaagggaGCCGGAGATTTGCGGTGGTTGTAGAGATCTGGCTAGAGATGAGAGAGAGATATTCTCAGAGATGACAAAGATattcagagagagagagagagatgagggaGGTGGATTAAAAAGCAAAACATATTTATTGCATGACTAGTCCTTTAAGACTGTAAAAAGACAaatttaccctcatgtgcaaggcacatgtcaTACTTAACTGGATATTTTAACCAGGTTAGGACTAAAGGACGTagggtgtaatgagttttacaaataaaggactgtgactgtaattattgaagttaaaggccaTCCACTGCAatacgatacaaacataaaggacgaaaagtgtaatttacccaagattttaatattttaaaataatcTTTAAAAATACTGGGTCACTTTAATCCCATTCCTTAAAGCTTTAAAATACTAGGTCACTTTAATCCCATTCCTTATAAAGCAAACAAAATGATTCCAATACTAATTAAGAAAAATCAATTAATTTCAGAAACTAAAATAGAAAGTTAAGCTGTACAATGTGAATCAATTCTCATATCGTTAAAAAAGAAacatataatattataaaaatacagTCTTAATCGTTAAAAAAGAaacatatataatattaaaaatatacaGTCTTAAGTAAACAATGTCACAATTAGTGTGTTTGGGTAGAAGAAGTTTCACAATCTTTGACCTTCCAAAAAATGTTTTCACCTGGattagaaaaaaattaaaaaataaaaaaggaagTTCCGGatttataaaatgaacaatattAGTTTATATTATTAGGCTTGAGCAAGATTCGTGTTGGACCAACTAAACCAGATACATGACTCAGGATCCATCGACGATTCAACTTGAGACCGGATTGATTAAGAATATTCGGTCCGATTCTCGGTCTTATTAATAGAGGTGAGATGTGAATTCAAGTTTGGTGTTCGAGTAAaaattaaaatacaaaatatCTTAGCATAAAAAAAATCATACCCGATATCAGTCTGGTCTTCGATTCAAATTTCTAAAATTTTGGGTTCGGGTTAACCTAACTTGACGCGCACCCTAATTGTCTGGTGCCAACAATAACCGAATGAGGTATGTTTATTTTACCACTCAAAATATATTGaaaaataaagagttaaatgtcattttagtctttgtggtttgagccattttgcaagtttagtccaaaagtttcatttttcgtctgtgggtccaaaaggtgtttcaccgttgccattttagtctactgggttaacttaataaattttttctgttaacgagaatgacaattcggtcattttatctgtaattagaggtgcacaaaataaccggttaattaaccgtaaccggttattaaccgaaaccgtaaccggttaataaccgaTTTAGGAATAACCGGTTCAATAGGTTATTTAACCGTAGGTTAGTAACCGGTtataagtgtttagtataataaccggttattaaccggtttttttaaacCGGTTTTTTAACCAATAGACTGGTTAACCGAAAAAATaaccgaaaaattcaaaaaaaggcaaaaaaaccggttaataaccgaaaataaccggttaattaaccgaaccggttaaaGTAATTAACCGGACCAGTTAAAAAAATATTCGGTTAAAGTAATAACCGGTTAAAGCATTAACCGGTTAAATTCAAAAAGTCAAattaaccggtataaccggttAACCGAACCAGTTATTAAAATTAACCGGTTTGTGCACCTCTAtctgtaattctgttaactagaaggcaATTTGGGCATATAAAATAACCGAATTAtctttctcgttaacaaaaaaatgTATGAAGTTAaaccagtggactaaaatggcaatgatGAAATCTTTTTAAACCCACGGgtaaaaaataaaacctttaaattaaactgacaaaataatccaaaccacatagactaaaatcacatttaactaaaaaataaataaacaacatTATTCACTTGCACAATATACAAAGGGTAAAGAGTGAAGAACGAAGCTTGGAAACGTGGTTCGATAAAGTGGTCTCGTAGATCACGGGGATTTGGCTCAGTGTCCCAAACGCGTGAGTCATCCACCAATGGCACCCTTCGTAATTAAACACCTGTAACGCGTCCAAATATTCAACCAATCCACTATAAATACCTCCACGATTAACTGTTTCTGAACTTATCGTTGTAAAGGTACACATACACATCTCTCTTCATTGCAGCTGTCGTCTTGCTGTAAGTTGTTCTCTATCTTCTTTCGTTCTCTCTCACACACTCAAAACACACACTTAAGCACACAGTTATTATCGCTCAGTTTTGAACTGTTTCCTACTTTCATGAACAGTTTGTGCTTGAGTAGTTGTACTTGAGTTGCTTATTGATTATTATAATATATACTTTTTTTCTGGTTTAGATCGTTGCGTTTGGTGTGCATTTGATAAGATCTTATTATGGAGCATCGAAAGGATGAGGTATGATTTCATTGTCATTTTGTTTATGATTGTATTACTCTGCTTTTGTATGATTTTGTTACGAGAATTTTGTGAAGTTTAGCTGTAGATAACTCCAAATTTCTGACCTAATTTGGTGATTGCTGTTCATTTCGTTAGTATGAAGTTGAAAATTGTAGGAAACTGGTGTAGTTTGAGTTGAGATTAGGGTTTATGCTTCAATTGAagtgtttcacttgaatgtttgagCAAGTAGCTTCTAATTATGTTTAGATTGAAGATTAGGCCTAATTTTGTACATTTAGAGTAATCAAATCATAAATAATGATGTTGAACAATGAACATACCTGTAAGCTTTGATTTACAAGTAATTTTCTTCGATAAATGTCAATTGTCATTCATAAAGAGTTTCATTGTTTGGAATCATAGTTGTTCCATTTTTGTATGATAACTGCAACCAGTACATATGCTCCAAATTGTAAAGTTGAATTTCCTTATTATACTTTCATCGTTATGGTGCCAGTTGGTGTATTCTAGCATTTGATTGACAATAAAAATGTTTTGTGCTATGCTATAGCTATGGATGTCATTTGAGTAGGTTGAGTGATAACTTGAACTTTAAAATGGTGCAGAAAAACGCACCGTGGATGTCGGTGCCCCAATTCGGAGACTGGGACCAAAAGGGTCCGCTTCCGGACTACTCTTTGGATTTCTCAAAGATAAGAGAGATGAGGAAACAGAACAAGAGAGACATATCAAGAGCTAGCATTGGTAATGAAGAAGACCTCGTCTCTTCTTATTCCTCTTCCAACACTGCCAAACTGAACACAACAAATAACAGTGCTCCCCCTCATCATAGTTTTGATGAAGAAGACCACTCTCCAACTGTAAGCACTTTCACTTTCGTCACTTTATAGTATTACTTTCTGTTACTTCTGCCCTAAACTGTATCCCATTATAGAACCTTTTCAAGAATCATATGGCTATCTATAATTCCAGTTCAAAATCACCAGTTCTCAACAATTAACCATTTTAAAGTTCATACATTTAACAATATAAGCTTTTAGGTGCTAAGAAACGCCATACAATGCCCAAATTTGAGAACACCACATTCGGCTTCTGACTAAACCTATATTAGCCCACAAACTTTTAGCGAGCTGATATGAGCGGCTCGACTCGTTGACACACCTAGTTTTGGCTAGCACATGACAGTTTTGGCTTATGATCCATGATGGAAATAAGGCGG is from Helianthus annuus cultivar XRQ/B chromosome 9, HanXRQr2.0-SUNRISE, whole genome shotgun sequence and encodes:
- the LOC110878732 gene encoding uncharacterized protein LOC110878732; protein product: MEHRKDEKNAPWMSVPQFGDWDQKGPLPDYSLDFSKIREMRKQNKRDISRASIGNEEDLVSSYSSSNTAKLNTTNNSAPPHHSFDEEDHSPTVRRSILSYFNCCVKA